The Triticum aestivum cultivar Chinese Spring chromosome 3A, IWGSC CS RefSeq v2.1, whole genome shotgun sequence genome includes a region encoding these proteins:
- the LOC123058167 gene encoding uncharacterized protein produces MFEKHSKTKVVHMFVAYCDPSEPYEPITEWHSDAHSQPNNIEQDDDDDYLRNPVPENEHVGVDEENIYLEDKPVPLIMVPCSNKEKDKDYVPDHESEAESEVESEDESMSEVEVEEDEEYHEADHAPHIEYNKLDHPMNEGRKYPNMAEFKLALSQHAIKHEFEFDTEKSAPHRFRAYCSRRDEDKCPWRIYASTMEDECTVMVRKNPCGHDCSSTKRKKKLKNANKRWICEHVKDWLIEDATLGTKALRKKLKEHHGIDTNSKRVYMGKLLALKELYGDRDASFDNLYSFKLQIESCCPGSIVIIDHHTMKDKIRFKRIFVALKPCIDGFLNGCMPYLAVDSTFLTGGFKGQLASATAVDGHSWMYPVCMGVFDSETNENWTWFMQMVRQAIGSPRGLTICTYAGQPVMTGVKEVFPEAEHRECMLHLVSNFKKKFHGKVFDDHLWAAAYSWNPYIFEKNWAAMDIAKPAATAYLRRRHTRLWSRSQFSTISKVDYVTNNLAECFNNWIKHHKSLNLDDFFGKVRQMIMIMWDRRRKVARKLVGLILPHIIKKLNAKTRELNLEVVESSEEVAEVTSLGGSGFRFVVNLLDRTCSCRQWQVSGLPCKHGLAFITSLINAHIQNYVDLYYSIDKFRAAYDQLIPAMVDKNQWPKSDHGFFMFPPLLKYTAGRHKNERYKGCSEKKRKSGQHLCPICKDYGHHWHKCKKGNPDDIAAILAVRGPPKKRAKTTKASIVPCEDDGPAASMCFPPSQSLEPTITKKRKHDNSITGASKSQMLDKTTKEKGKGSKSGSRVAKRSTTQPICVANKKVSVALKLHAKRKGKEVADKLPHLPMVPHDSPAMGTHSKKMNPASPAMSTRSKRRLSL; encoded by the exons ATGTTTGAGAAACACTCTAAGACAAAGGTTGTGCACATGTTTGTTGCATATTGTGATCCATCGGAACCATATGAGCCTATAACGGAGTGGCATAGTGATGCGCATAGCCAACCTAACAACAtagaacaagatgatgatgatgattatctTCGCAACCCAGTACCTGAGAATGAGCATGTTGGTGTTGATGAGGAAAATATTTATTTAGAGGATAAACCTGTACCTCTTATCATGGTTCCTTGTTCCAACAAAGAAAAGGACAAAGACTATGTTCCTGATCATGAGAGCGAGGCTGAGAGCGAGGTTGAGAGCGAGGATGAGAGCATGTCAGAGGTTGAAGTAGAGGAAGATGAGGAATATCACGAGGCAGATCATGCACCACACATTGAATATAATAAATTAGATCATCCAATGAACGAAGGAAGAAAATATCCCAATATGGCAGAGTTTAAATTGGCGCTTTCTCAGCATGCAATCAAACATGAATTTGAGTTTGACACCGAAAAGAGTGCACCACATAGGTTCAGAGCTTATTGTTCAAGAAGGGATGAAGATAAGTGTCCATGGAGGATATATGCTTCTACAATGGAAGATGAGTGCACAGTAATG GTGAGAAAGAACCCTTGTGGTCATGATTGCTCTagtacaaaaagaaaaaagaagttgAAGAATGCAAACAAGCGGTGGATATGTGAGCACGTGAAGGACTGGCTAATTGAGGATGCAACTCTAGGAACAAAGGCATTGCGAAAGAAGCTTAAAGAGCATCATGGAATCGACACCAACTCTAAGAGAGTCTATATGGGTAAGCTGCTAGCCTTGAAGGAACTATATGGTGATCGGGATGCAAGCTTTGATAATCTTTATAGTTTCAAGTTGCAAATTGAAAGTTGCTGCCCCGGTAGCATAGTGATCATTGATCATCACACAATGAAAGATAAAATCAGATTTAAAAGAATTTTTGTTGCTTTGAAGCCTTGCATCGATGGGTTTCTTAATGGCTGCATGCCATACTTGGCAGTAGATAGCACCTTCTTGACAGGCGGGTTCAAGGGGCAACTGGCTAGTGCTACCGCCGTTGATGGCCATAGTTGGATGTATCCAGTTTGTATGGGTGTCTTTGATTCTGAAACTAATGAGAATTGGACCTGGTTCATGCAAATGGTTAGACAAGCCATAGGATCCCCAAGGGGTTTAACCATATGCACCTATGCTGGACAACCAGTGATGACAGGTGTAAAAGAAGTGTTCCCAGAGGCTGAACATAGGGAATGTATGCTTCACTTGGTGTCCAACTTCAAGAAGAAGTTTCATGGAAAGGTGTTTGATGACCACCTTTGGGCTGCTGCTTACTCATGGAACCcatatatatttgaaaaaaattgggCTGCAATGGACATAGCAAAGCCAGCGGCAACTGCATATCTTAGGAGGCGGCACACTAGGTTGTGGTCTAGGAGTCAGTTCTCAACAATTTCCAAGGTGGATTATGTTACAAACAACTTGGCTGAGTGCTTCAATAATTGGATTAAGCATCACAAGTCCTTGAACTTGGACGACTTCTTTGGTAAGGTTAGGCAGATGATTATGATCATGTGGGACCGAAGGAGGAAAGTAGCAAGGAAGTTGGTTGGGTTGATTCTTCCCCACATAATTAAGAAGTTGAATGCAAAGACTAGAGAATTAAACTTGGAGGTGGTAGAAAGCTCAGAAGAAGTCGCTGAAGTGACATCATTGGGAGGCAGCGGCTTTAGGTTTGTGGTCAACTTGCTTGACAGGACATGTTCTTGTAGACAATGGCAAGTTTCTGGCCTTCCTTGCAAGCATGGTCTAGCATTTATCACATCTCTTATCAATGCACACATACAGAATTATGTGGACTTGTATTACTCCATTGACAAATTTAGGGCAGCCTATGACCAACTAATTCCTGCCATGGTTGACAAGAACCAATGGCCTAAATCTGACCATGGATTCTTCATGTTTCCACCACTACTAAAATACACGGCGGGTAGGCATAAAAATGAGAGGTATAAAGGCTGTagtgagaagaaaagaaaaagcgGCCAACACTTATGCCCTATTTGTAAGGACTATGGGCATCATTGGCATAAATGCAAGAAGGGTAACCCAGATGACATTGCTGCTATTTTAGCTGTGAG AGGACCACCAAAGAAGAGGGCAAAGACCACCAAAGCATCAATTGTGCCTTGTGAGGATGATGGTCCAGCAGCCTCTATGTGCTTTCCGCCAAG CCAAAGCTTGGAACCTACAATTACGAAAAAGAGAAAACATGATAACTCAATTACTGGAGCATCAAAAAG CCAAATGTtggataaaacaactaaggaaaaaGGGAAAGGGAGTAAATCTGGATCCAGAGTAGCAAAAAG ATCAACAACTCAGCCCATTTGTGTGGCCAACAAGAAAGTATCTGTTGCTTTGAAATTACATGCCAAAAGAAAAGGCAAAGAGGTTGCTGATAAGTTGCCACACCTTCCTATGGTGCCACATGATAGCCCTGCAATGGGCACACATAGCAAAAAAATGAATCCTGCCAGCCCTGCAATGAGCACACGAAGCAAAAGGAGGCTTAGCTTGTGA